ACGATGCCGATCAGGGACTGGAGGGCGGCCCTGAACCAATTCTCAATCATATTTGAAGGCCGGTTACCGGTTTACTGACAACTCAAACCCGGACCGTTTACACAAAATGCTTTACATGCCCGCTCATCCCGGAACCGTTTTGGTTTCTTGAAGCTGGCGACGCTGCCGACATGAACCCTTCCCGAGCCGTTATTTTCCCCAAATAAATTAATCCAGGCGATAATTTCATTATCCTGTTCCGGTTCATTTGATATCGACATGGCCTCGAGTCTGAGGTCGCAGTGGTCACTTTCGACGAGATCCTCGGCTATGCCGTGCGCATTCCAGCTGTGGAGCTGAGGTGACGAACAATGCCACCTCGTTTTCTCGGGTCATTCTCGACCTGCTTGCCGCTTTAATGACCTCCAGGTGGTGGCGGGTTGCCGTTTTACAACTTCCGGTCATAGTTTTGAGCGCCGTGTCTGTCGAGGAGTTCGTTCAGGTTGACAAAGATCTGCCGGATGGTTTTGGTTGTGTTCTTGTCGTTGCACCTGCGCCAGACGTCGCCGTTGCGAAAGGCTCTTACCACCGCGTCGATTTCTTCGATGGGGGCGGAGAGATTTTTTCTTAAACTCCGCATGAAAATCATACCGCTGAGAAAGATGATGGTCGCCATGAAGACGATGGCCCAGGCCCCGGCGTAGCCCAGTTGCCGGGCTTTGCGATCCGCCTTGATCATCGCCAGGCGGTTGATTTCACCCAGGCGCAGAATCGCCTTGACGGTTTCCTGCAATTCGTGATGTTGACCGAGAAAGGCCTTACTGAAGTTCCGCCTGATCAGGTCGATGGCCTGCGGCTCCTCATTTTCGGTGATATTGGCCTGCGCTCGGCGCAGTGCCCGCGCGAAAGTTTCATGCGGGGCACTATCATGTTCGTTCACTCTGTGCAGCGACAGAGCGGCGAGCATCTCCTCGCAGGCTTGCAGCGAGACCTCGTTTTGTTCGATAATTATTTCAATCGCCGGGGCCATGCGCATGAAAATTCAGATTGAGCCATAAGCCATGAAAAGATTTAAGGCGATCAGAACCCAGGCCCCAAACCTGACTGGTTGCGCCGGCTTCATACCCGCCCTCCGGTCAGTTTGGGAATCGCGGTTTCATTCGATACGATGATCAGGTTGTCATCGCTCTGCAGCGGGTCGTCGGGAGAGGGGCGCAGGATCCTGGCCGGCGCTCCTCTCCTGATCCCGACCACCATGACCCCAAAACGTTTCGGCAGGGCGAGTTCAATCAAGGTTTTGCCGATCATTGATGGCTGGACGCGAATTTCGGTGAGATGCAGATCCTCTCCCAGGTTCGTATCGACGACGATATCCCGGTAGAGCAGACGATTGGCGAAACGTCTGCCAAATTCTTGTTCCGGATCAATAACCTGATGTGCCCCGACCAGGTGTAAAATGCGCTGATGCATTTTGTCGTTGGCTCTGGCGATAACGAACGGGGCTCCCATCTGGCGCAGTAAGGCGGTGCAGATGATGGATGACTCCTTTGAATCATCACCGATGGCGCAGACTGCGGAATCTCTTTTCCGGGGTTCAAGTTTGGCCAGCTCCGTTTCATCCGTGGCGTCGATAACCACGGCTTCGGTGACAAAGTTGGAAGCTTCTTCAACCAGATTTTTTCTTTTATCGACGGCCAGGACCTCGGCTCCCTTCGCCGACAGGGTCTGAGCCAGGGACATGCCGAAATGGCCGAGTCCGATAATCAGGATTTGCTGAGACATGTTATCTGATCCTCTCAGGTGATGGAAATGTTTTCAACTGGGTACATGGCTTCGGAGGTAGTCTGTTCCTCGCTCAAGAGCATGAAGAGGGTCAGAGGCCCGATCCGGCCGACAAACATGGCGATAATGATGATGGTTTTTCCGATTTCATCCAGAAACGCGGTCGCGCCGGTGGAAAGCCCCACCGTGGCCATGGCCGAGGTCGCTTCAAAAATCAGGTTGCGGGCGGATAACGGTTGGGTTGATTCGAGCATCAAGACAATGACCAGCCAGATGACTATTCCCGAAACCGCAATCGTTATCGCGTGATAGATCGTAGCGGGGTGAAGACGCCGATTTTGGATTATAATCTGGCCGCGATTGGTGATGTTGGCCCAGAAGGTCATGGCCAGGATTCCCAGCGTCGTGGTTTTGATACCGCCGGCGGTGCCGCCGGGACTGCCCCCGATAAACATGAAAACGAGCATGATCAGAAAGGTCGGATTCGCCGGATTTCCCATCTTCACCGAATTGAATCCTGCGGTTCGCAGGGTTGCCGATTGAAACCAGGCATTCAGTAATTTTTTTCCAAAGGACATTTTGGTCAGAAAACCATTCCATTCGCAAACCATGATCAGGAAGGTTCCCGCCAGCAGCAGAATCGCGGTCGTGATCAAGGCGATGCGAGATGAAATCGGAATGGGTTTGCCGGTTAACCATTTCGGGATCATCAGGCTGGTCGCCGGCGCCAGGCCACCGGCAATAATCAGGCTCGAGATGATAAACAGGAGTAACGGATTTTCCTGATAAGCGATTAAACTGTCACTTTGCAGGGCAAAACCGGCGTTACAGAAAGCCGATACCGCAGTGAATATTCCCCGCCACAAAGCCTGAGCCGCCGAGTCTCCGGTGGAGTAAAACAGAGCCGCCAGCAGCACGGAGCCGAGGGTTTCCGCGACCAAGGTAAATTTAAGAATAATTGCCAGGGAATTAAACAGATCTTTGTGGGCGGTATCCGTCATGGTTGTCAGCAGACGTTCCTGCCGGAGGCTGAGACGGCGTCCCATGGCCTGTAAACCGACCGTGGCGATGGTCATGATTCCCAAACCGCCCAGTTGAATGAGCAGCAGAATGGAAAACTGTCCGAAAACTGTAAAGTCCCGTGGGGTGTCCAGAACGATAAGGCCGGTTACGCAAACCGCGCTTACCGAGGTGAAGGCGGCATCGATCAGATCGATGCCGCCTTTTTCGGTGGCGCCCGGCAGAGCTAGCAGTCCCGTGCCGCAAAGACATAACCCGGAAAAGGTGGCCAGCAGAATTCTGGCCGGATGATTGAGCAGAAAATCCCAGCGTTGTTCTTTGTGGTCGAAGACGGCGGGATTGCGCGGCAGCAGGAACAAACTGAGAAAACTGAAACCCAGAACGACGGCGGTCATGATTATCGGGGTGGAAAACCATAACGATAGAGCGATGGCGGCAAAACCTGCGAGCGGCAGCGCAAGGTGAAGCCTGGCCGGTTTGGCGAGCGCCCAGTGCAGATAGAGCACTTGAGCGATCAGTGCTGAGGTCGCAAGTCCATAAATGGTAAGGTCCGCGGCAAAGATTTCTGTGATGAGGGCAAAAAGGACTATCAGAGGTATGGTGGCGGCGGCCCACCAGGCCAGGCCCTTTGGCGGCAGCGTTCGAAATGATCGCTTCTCGGCTGGTGGCGGCTTTTTTCGCCGAAGGCCGGCAGGGTAAAGAGAATGTAAACCAAAATAACGGAAGCGGTTAAGGCGGCAAAAGGGTTGTTTGCCAGATAGGGCAGGGCGGCCGCATAGCCTCCGAGGGCCGCGCCGCCGCCCAGAATTTTCCCCGGCAGGGGCCGTCGGAACAAGGTCAGACCCGACAGCAGGCAGGCCACCGCGGCCAGGACCGCGAGGCCGGAGCGCCAGTATTCCGGGAACATGGTCGAATCTTTCTCCAGGAGGGGGAAAAACAGCGGCAAGGGCGACAGGACCATTAAGGCGCCCTCGATGCCGATTCGCGACATGTATGCCCGGCGCCGCATTATTTGTTTCCGGGCTGTCGGCTGGGGAAGTCTGATTGAAGAGGGCGCATAAGGGGCACACCTTGGATTTGTGCGGTTTTCATAGGTGTCAGAGTAAGCCGGTTGGGTTGAAAAAGTCAAGATTTTTCATGCCTTTTACCTTTTCATTGCCGGCCCTGAATCGTTTCAGTGTAACTTCCAGGTAATCCAACTTAAAAGCTGGTTGTTTTCCCATGCGTGGCCGCGATAGCGGTCTGAGACGCTGTTCAGCCCACCCGGATATTCCGGGGAAACGATCCCGATTTCTTTCGGAAACCAGGCCTTGTCCCCCGGATATTCTGATCTGCGCGGTTTTCTGTGGAAAATAAAAAATCAGCTTCGATAGACAAGGGTAGAGGTTTGCAAGCGTGGCTCCGCGACTCTTTTTATGCGGCGGCGGGCTGCTCTGGAAAGGTCGAAGGAGAGGGCGGGTTCATGTAAAAGTATGGGAGGTCCGTCATGAAGAAATTGAGAGTATTGTCGTTGTTTGCCGTCCTGCTGGTAGTGGCTCTGACCTTGGCGAGTGCCGGTCCGGTCGAGGCCGGAAGTTACTGCAACCCGAAAACAGCCCCGGCCTACAGCCGGCATCAGCTGGCCCGCCAGGTTCATGATCGGCAGACGGTCAGTTGCCGGCATCAGGATCACCGGGATGATCGGGTTTGCCGGATTCCCAGGCCTTATGTGAAAACCTGTCGACCGCCGGTCAAGGTTTCCCGACATCATGACCGTTATCTGTATCCGGTTCTGGTTGGTGCGGCGGCCGGGGCTCTGGTTTACGGTCTGACCCGCTGAACCGGGGGCTGTTTTTTCAGGGAAAGGGAAATCCTTTTGCGGAAAAGATCGACCTCCAGGACGGTTACTTCGACCAGGTCTCTGACGGCAACCACTTCGCCGGGATCACGTATAAAACGATCCGCCAGCTGACTGATGTGGATCAAACCGTCCTGATGCACCCCGACATCGACAAAGGCCCCAAAGGCGGTGACGTTGGTGATGACCCCCGGCAGCTTCAGGCCGGGGGTCAGGTCGTTGATGGTATGCACGTTTTCGGCGAAGCTGAAACTTTGCAGGGACTCTCTGGGGTCGCGTCCGGGCGTGGCCAGTTCCCGCAGGATGTCATGCAGGGTGG
This genomic interval from Pseudomonadota bacterium contains the following:
- a CDS encoding TrkA family potassium uptake protein, which encodes MSQQILIIGLGHFGMSLAQTLSAKGAEVLAVDKRKNLVEEASNFVTEAVVIDATDETELAKLEPRKRDSAVCAIGDDSKESSIICTALLRQMGAPFVIARANDKMHQRILHLVGAHQVIDPEQEFGRRFANRLLYRDIVVDTNLGEDLHLTEIRVQPSMIGKTLIELALPKRFGVMVVGIRRGAPARILRPSPDDPLQSDDNLIIVSNETAIPKLTGGRV